Proteins from one Streptomyces sp. NBC_00289 genomic window:
- a CDS encoding ABC transporter permease, producing MSTLTEAPPPLSPTAPEKKPPRKRGRLVPYWLLLPGLLWLVVFFALPMVYQASTSVQTGSLEEGYKVTWHFATYWNALSDYWPQFLRSVLYAGSATVLCLILGYPLAYLIAFRAGRWRNLIMILVIAPFFTSFLIRTLAWKTILADGGPVVGALNTLHVLDVTSWLGMTSGDRVLATPLAVICGLTYNFLPFMVLPLYSSLERIDVRLHEAAGDLYARPVTVFRKVTFPLSMPGVVSGTLLTFIPAAGDYVNAELLGSTDTRMIGNVIQTQFLRILDYPTAAALSFILMAAILLMVTFYIRKSGTEDLV from the coding sequence ATGTCGACCCTCACCGAGGCGCCCCCGCCTCTCTCCCCGACCGCCCCGGAGAAGAAGCCCCCGCGCAAGCGCGGCCGCCTGGTGCCGTACTGGCTGCTGCTGCCCGGCCTGCTGTGGCTGGTCGTCTTCTTCGCGCTCCCGATGGTCTACCAGGCCTCCACGTCCGTGCAGACGGGCTCCCTGGAGGAGGGCTACAAGGTCACCTGGCACTTCGCGACCTACTGGAACGCGCTGTCCGACTACTGGCCGCAGTTCCTGCGCTCGGTGCTCTACGCGGGTTCGGCCACGGTCCTGTGCCTGATCCTCGGCTACCCGCTCGCGTACCTGATCGCCTTCCGCGCGGGCCGCTGGCGCAACCTGATCATGATCCTGGTGATCGCGCCGTTCTTCACCAGCTTCCTGATCCGCACGCTCGCCTGGAAGACGATCCTCGCGGACGGCGGCCCGGTCGTCGGCGCCCTCAACACGCTGCACGTCCTGGACGTCACCAGCTGGCTCGGCATGACCTCCGGCGACCGCGTCCTGGCCACACCGCTGGCGGTGATCTGCGGTCTGACGTACAACTTCCTGCCGTTCATGGTGCTGCCGCTCTACAGCTCGCTGGAGCGCATCGACGTCCGGCTGCACGAGGCGGCGGGCGACCTGTACGCGCGGCCGGTCACGGTCTTCCGCAAGGTCACCTTCCCGCTGTCGATGCCGGGCGTGGTCTCCGGCACGCTGCTGACCTTCATCCCGGCGGCCGGCGACTACGTCAACGCCGAACTCCTCGGCTCGACCGACACGCGCATGATCGGAAACGTCATCCAGACCCAGTTCCTGCGGATTCTGGACTATCCGACCGCGGCAGCCCTCTCCTTCATCCTCATGGCCGCGATTCTCCTCATGGTCACCTTCTACATCCGCAAGTCCGGGACGGAGGATCTGGTTTAA
- a CDS encoding gamma-aminobutyraldehyde dehydrogenase codes for MHNPDNATPDRFPARDRFADGAQFIAGRPAKGTSGRTHTIVDPATGADVHTYELAGPDDVDAAVAAARGAFPAWAAATPGERSDALHRFAAVLAERAGEFARAESLQCGKPLKLTREFDVPGTIDNTAFFAGAARHLQGQSAGEYSGDHTSYVRREPIGVVGSIAPWNYPLQMAAWKILPAIAAGNTVVLKPAELTPLTSLLFAQAATDAGIPDGVINIVTGTGREAGERLVGHPDVVMTSFTGSTAVGRRVAEIATATVKRLHLELGGKAPFVVFDDADLEAAANGAVAGALINTGQDCTAATRAYVQRPLYEAFVARTAALMDGVRLGDPFAAGTDLGPLISHAQRDRVAGFVDRARAYATVVTGGEAPEGDLKDGAYYRPTLIADAAQDSEIVQSEIFGPVLVVLPFDDDDEGIRLANDTPYGLAASAWSRDVYRANRATREIKAGCVWVNDHIPIISEMPHGGYKASGFGKDMSAYSFEEYTQIKHVMFDNTAVARKDWHRTIFGDR; via the coding sequence ATGCACAATCCGGACAACGCCACCCCGGACCGGTTCCCGGCCCGGGACCGCTTCGCGGACGGCGCGCAGTTCATCGCGGGCCGTCCGGCCAAGGGCACCTCCGGCCGTACGCACACGATCGTGGACCCGGCCACCGGCGCGGACGTCCACACGTACGAGCTGGCCGGCCCCGACGACGTGGACGCGGCCGTCGCCGCCGCGCGCGGGGCCTTCCCCGCCTGGGCCGCCGCCACCCCCGGCGAGCGCTCGGACGCCCTGCACCGCTTCGCCGCGGTACTCGCGGAGCGGGCCGGGGAGTTCGCCCGCGCCGAGTCCCTCCAGTGCGGCAAGCCGCTGAAGCTGACCCGCGAGTTCGACGTACCGGGGACCATCGACAACACCGCCTTCTTCGCGGGTGCCGCCCGGCATCTGCAGGGGCAGTCGGCCGGCGAGTACTCCGGTGACCACACCTCGTACGTCCGCCGCGAGCCCATCGGTGTCGTCGGTTCCATCGCGCCCTGGAACTACCCGCTCCAGATGGCCGCCTGGAAGATCCTTCCGGCGATCGCCGCGGGCAACACCGTCGTGCTCAAGCCCGCCGAGCTGACCCCGCTGACCTCGCTGCTGTTCGCGCAGGCCGCCACCGACGCGGGCATCCCGGACGGGGTGATCAACATCGTCACCGGCACCGGCAGGGAGGCCGGAGAGCGCCTCGTCGGGCATCCCGACGTGGTCATGACCTCCTTCACCGGCTCCACCGCCGTGGGCCGGCGCGTCGCCGAGATCGCCACCGCCACCGTCAAGCGCCTGCATCTGGAACTGGGCGGCAAGGCGCCCTTCGTGGTGTTCGACGACGCCGACCTGGAGGCGGCCGCCAACGGAGCGGTGGCGGGCGCGCTCATCAACACCGGCCAGGACTGCACCGCGGCCACGCGCGCGTATGTGCAGCGTCCCCTCTACGAGGCGTTCGTCGCGCGGACGGCCGCCCTCATGGACGGCGTCCGGCTCGGCGACCCGTTCGCGGCCGGTACCGACCTCGGCCCCCTGATCTCGCACGCCCAGCGCGACCGCGTGGCCGGTTTCGTCGACCGGGCGCGGGCCTACGCGACCGTGGTCACCGGCGGCGAGGCACCCGAGGGGGACCTGAAGGACGGCGCCTACTACCGCCCCACCCTGATCGCCGACGCCGCTCAGGACAGCGAGATCGTGCAGTCGGAGATCTTCGGTCCCGTGCTGGTCGTTCTGCCGTTCGACGACGATGATGAAGGTATCCGCCTGGCGAACGACACCCCGTACGGGCTCGCCGCCTCCGCCTGGAGCCGTGACGTCTACCGGGCGAACCGCGCCACCCGCGAGATCAAGGCGGGCTGCGTGTGGGTCAACGACCACATCCCGATCATCAGCGAGATGCCGCACGGCGGCTACAAGGCGTCCGGCTTCGGCAAGGACATGTCCGCGTACTCGTTCGAGGAGTACACCCAGATCAAACACGTCATGTTCGACAACACGGCGGTGGCCCGGAAGGACTGGCACCGCACGATCTTCGGGGACCGATAG
- a CDS encoding DUF4190 domain-containing protein: MSDDAQTPNAPVGTGDGAAAPKVPLHKPDRPADSAASAAPPWAPPASDDTAGTGPSAGPGPTAGPGPTAGPGPTAGPGPTVDTGPPAGPPPSVHDWQTVTALPSPVAPPPADVPPIATPPADAAPAPQPWASPFAPPNPSAQANGANGGPGANASNGTAGSGGNPFAPQNPFAPPNPFAAPNPSAPASGAAGPFAPPVAAPYDQGQPVPPPPIAPDGPSQVPYGYPGGYGYPGQPSYGAYAGQSGHGGLGGAHAPRPQGTGTYYGWPGMTPQPSNGAGTAGLVLGIISAVIFCLWPIAVLLGVLALIFGMIGRGKVRRGEATNPGQALAGIICGAAGIVLGLVVIAFLIAR; the protein is encoded by the coding sequence ATGTCCGACGACGCGCAGACGCCGAACGCGCCGGTGGGCACGGGGGACGGGGCCGCGGCTCCCAAGGTGCCGCTGCACAAGCCGGACCGGCCGGCCGACTCGGCGGCTTCGGCAGCGCCCCCCTGGGCGCCTCCCGCGAGCGACGACACCGCCGGCACCGGACCGTCTGCCGGCCCCGGACCGACCGCCGGCCCCGGACCGACCGCCGGCCCCGGACCGACCGCCGGTCCCGGACCGACCGTCGACACCGGCCCTCCGGCCGGGCCGCCCCCCTCCGTGCACGACTGGCAGACCGTCACGGCACTCCCCAGCCCAGTCGCCCCACCTCCGGCCGACGTACCTCCGATCGCCACGCCCCCGGCAGACGCCGCACCGGCCCCGCAGCCGTGGGCGTCCCCCTTCGCCCCGCCGAACCCGTCCGCCCAGGCGAACGGCGCGAACGGTGGGCCTGGCGCGAACGCTTCGAACGGCACGGCCGGCTCGGGCGGCAACCCCTTCGCCCCGCAGAACCCCTTCGCCCCACCGAACCCCTTCGCCGCACCGAACCCCTCCGCCCCGGCGAGCGGTGCCGCCGGCCCCTTCGCGCCCCCGGTCGCCGCCCCCTATGACCAGGGGCAGCCGGTGCCTCCGCCGCCGATCGCCCCCGACGGTCCCAGCCAGGTGCCGTACGGCTACCCGGGCGGTTACGGCTACCCGGGCCAGCCCTCCTACGGCGCTTACGCCGGTCAGAGTGGTCACGGCGGCCTCGGCGGCGCCCATGCCCCCAGGCCCCAGGGCACCGGGACGTACTACGGCTGGCCCGGGATGACTCCCCAGCCGAGCAACGGCGCGGGTACGGCGGGACTCGTGCTCGGCATCATCTCGGCCGTCATCTTCTGCCTGTGGCCGATCGCCGTGCTGTTGGGCGTCCTCGCCCTGATCTTCGGCATGATCGGCCGCGGGAAGGTCCGCCGCGGCGAGGCGACGAACCCCGGCCAGGCCCTTGCCGGGATCATCTGCGGAGCGGCCGGCATCGTCCTCGGCCTGGTGGTCATCGCGTTCCTCATAGCGAGGTAG
- a CDS encoding NAD(P)/FAD-dependent oxidoreductase → MAPGAMNRWTTSLSDAQPVPYWLEDPGKPHPEPALTGTETCDLLVVGGGYSGLWTALNAKERDPRRDVVLIEGREAGWAASGRNGGFCAASLTHGLANGLTRWPDEIHKLQELGARNLDEIEQAVARHSLDCDFERTGEIDVATEPHQVAELRDWYAETRRHGLADGAEFLDREAVREQVDSPTFLAGLHDRRGVAMLHPAKLVWGLKRACLRLGVRIHEHTPALSLKPYGAGMAVRTPYGQVRARRVALGTNIFPNLVRRVRAYTVPVYDYALMTEPLTADQLASVGWKNRQGLGDSANQFHYFRLSADNRVLWGGYDAIYPYGGRVRAEHDDRPETYAKLAGHFFTCFPQLEGVRFTHAWGGAIDTCSRFSAFYGTAHQGRVAYAAGYTGLGVGATRFGADVMLDLLAGERTERTELEMVRRKPLPFPPEPFAWTGIALTKWSLARADAHGGRRNLWLRTMDRLGLGFDS, encoded by the coding sequence ATGGCCCCAGGCGCCATGAACCGTTGGACCACGTCACTCTCCGACGCGCAGCCGGTCCCGTACTGGCTGGAGGATCCCGGAAAACCCCACCCCGAGCCCGCCCTGACCGGCACCGAGACCTGCGACCTGCTCGTCGTCGGCGGCGGTTACAGCGGACTGTGGACCGCCCTCAACGCCAAGGAGCGCGATCCGCGGCGGGACGTGGTGCTGATCGAGGGCCGCGAGGCGGGCTGGGCCGCCTCGGGCCGCAACGGCGGCTTCTGCGCCGCGTCCCTCACCCACGGCCTGGCCAACGGCCTGACCCGCTGGCCCGACGAGATCCACAAGCTCCAGGAGCTGGGCGCCCGCAACCTCGACGAGATCGAGCAGGCGGTCGCCCGGCACTCCCTGGACTGCGACTTCGAGCGCACCGGCGAGATCGACGTCGCCACCGAACCGCACCAGGTGGCCGAACTCCGCGACTGGTACGCCGAGACGCGACGCCACGGCCTCGCCGACGGCGCCGAGTTCCTCGACCGGGAGGCGGTCCGTGAGCAGGTCGACTCGCCGACCTTCCTGGCGGGCCTGCACGACCGCCGGGGCGTGGCCATGCTCCACCCGGCCAAGCTCGTCTGGGGCCTCAAGCGCGCCTGTCTGCGCCTCGGTGTCCGCATCCACGAGCACACGCCCGCCCTGTCCCTGAAGCCGTACGGCGCCGGGATGGCCGTACGCACCCCGTACGGGCAGGTCCGCGCCCGCCGGGTCGCGCTCGGCACGAACATCTTCCCGAACCTGGTCAGGCGCGTGCGGGCGTACACGGTCCCGGTCTACGACTACGCGCTGATGACCGAACCGCTCACCGCCGACCAGCTGGCGTCCGTCGGCTGGAAGAACCGGCAGGGGCTCGGTGACTCGGCGAACCAGTTCCACTACTTCCGGCTGTCCGCGGACAACCGCGTCCTGTGGGGCGGCTACGACGCGATCTACCCCTACGGCGGCCGGGTACGGGCCGAGCACGACGACCGCCCGGAGACGTACGCCAAGCTCGCCGGGCACTTCTTCACCTGCTTCCCGCAGCTGGAGGGGGTCCGCTTCACACACGCCTGGGGCGGCGCGATCGACACCTGCTCGCGGTTCTCGGCGTTCTACGGCACCGCGCACCAGGGCAGGGTCGCGTACGCGGCGGGCTACACCGGTCTGGGAGTGGGCGCCACCCGGTTCGGCGCGGACGTGATGCTGGACCTGCTGGCGGGGGAGCGCACGGAGCGCACCGAGCTGGAGATGGTCCGCAGAAAGCCCCTGCCCTTCCCGCCGGAACCCTTCGCGTGGACCGGCATCGCCCTCACCAAGTGGTCGCTGGCCCGCGCCGACGCGCACGGCGGCCGGCGCAACCTGTGGCTGCGGACGATGGACCGGCTGGGGCTCGGCTTCGACAGCTGA
- a CDS encoding ABC transporter ATP-binding protein, which translates to MTTVTTNKTDHGGDVRLSGISKNYGSFTAVHPLDLTVPQGSFFALLGASGCGKTTTLRMIAGLEEPSSGTVFLGDQDVTPLPPYRRPVNTVFQSYALFPHLDIFENVAFGLRRRGIKSVKKQVGEMLDLVQLGEQARKKPHQLSGGQQQRVAVARALINSPRVLLLDEPLGALDLKLRRQMQLELKRIQTEVGITFVHVTHDQEEAMTMADTVAVMNAGRVEQLGSPADLYENPNTTFVANFLGTSNLIEAEVDSRTGDDIVLRAGGGKLVLPEARCSAPTTTGGKVLVGVRPEKISLTHADQAGEIPDGRNRITGRIADSSFIGVSTQYVIDSPVCPEFEVYAQNIDRDARLVPGAEVVLHWNPAHTFGLDAAQDIDAGIDTAEEAV; encoded by the coding sequence GTGACCACCGTGACGACGAACAAGACCGACCACGGCGGCGACGTCCGCCTCTCGGGCATCAGCAAGAACTACGGCTCCTTCACCGCCGTGCATCCGCTGGACCTGACCGTTCCACAGGGCTCCTTCTTCGCCCTGCTCGGCGCCTCCGGCTGCGGGAAGACCACCACCCTGCGGATGATCGCGGGACTGGAGGAACCTTCCTCCGGCACCGTTTTCCTCGGCGACCAGGACGTGACCCCGCTGCCGCCGTACCGGCGCCCGGTGAACACCGTCTTCCAGTCCTACGCCCTCTTCCCCCACCTCGACATCTTCGAGAACGTCGCCTTCGGTCTGCGCAGGCGCGGCATCAAGTCGGTGAAGAAGCAGGTCGGGGAGATGCTGGACCTGGTGCAGCTCGGCGAGCAGGCGCGCAAGAAGCCGCACCAGCTCTCCGGCGGCCAGCAGCAGCGCGTGGCCGTCGCCCGGGCCCTGATCAACTCGCCCAGGGTGCTCCTCCTCGACGAGCCCCTCGGCGCCCTCGACCTCAAGCTGCGCCGCCAGATGCAGCTGGAGCTCAAGCGGATCCAGACCGAGGTCGGCATCACCTTCGTGCACGTCACGCACGACCAGGAGGAGGCCATGACCATGGCCGACACGGTCGCCGTGATGAACGCGGGCCGGGTCGAACAGCTCGGCTCGCCCGCCGACCTCTACGAGAACCCGAACACCACGTTCGTCGCCAACTTCCTCGGCACCTCGAACCTGATCGAGGCCGAGGTCGACTCCAGGACCGGCGACGACATCGTGCTCAGGGCGGGCGGCGGCAAGCTCGTACTGCCCGAGGCGCGCTGTTCCGCCCCGACGACGACCGGCGGGAAGGTGCTGGTCGGCGTCCGCCCGGAGAAGATCTCCCTCACCCACGCCGACCAGGCGGGCGAGATCCCGGACGGCCGCAACCGGATCACCGGCAGGATCGCCGACTCCAGTTTCATCGGCGTCTCCACGCAGTACGTCATCGACAGTCCCGTCTGCCCCGAGTTCGAGGTCTACGCCCAGAACATCGACCGCGACGCCCGGCTCGTGCCCGGCGCAGAGGTCGTCCTGCACTGGAACCCCGCGCACACCTTCGGCCTGGACGCGGCCCAGGACATCGACGCCGGCATCGACACGGCGGAAGAGGCGGTCTGA
- a CDS encoding spermidine/putrescine ABC transporter substrate-binding protein, with protein MEQYEPDRLSPAQVSAMRRSFRNGRASLTRRSMLRASAGGALTVGGLGALSACGIPAAGKTQGGVSADDHSATEKTVDFSNWTEYMDVDDSGKHHPTLDAFTERTGIKVKYTEDINDNNEFFGKIKPQLAAGQDTGRDLIVLTDWLAARLIRLGWVQKLDSSNLPHAYANLSAQFRDPDWDPGRAYSYVWQGISTVIAYNKKALDGVEVKSISDLLDNPKLKGRVGFLSEMRDSMGMTLLDMGKDPANFTADDYDAAIARLQKAVDKGQIRRFTGNDYTSDLTSGDFAACVAWAGDVVQLKADSPDIDFLIPDSGYMTSTDNLLIPNKARHKTNAERLIDYYYEPKPAAELAAYINYVCPVDGVQSELAKIDEDAANNPLIIPDKAMAAKSRAFRSLSAKEETAFEEKFAKLTGA; from the coding sequence ATGGAGCAGTACGAGCCCGACCGCCTGTCCCCGGCCCAGGTGTCCGCCATGCGGCGCAGCTTCCGCAACGGCAGGGCCTCCCTGACGCGCCGCTCGATGCTGCGCGCCTCCGCCGGAGGCGCGCTCACGGTCGGCGGACTGGGGGCACTGAGCGCCTGCGGCATCCCCGCGGCGGGCAAGACACAGGGCGGCGTCTCCGCGGACGACCACTCGGCCACGGAGAAGACCGTCGACTTCTCCAACTGGACCGAGTACATGGACGTCGACGACAGCGGCAAGCATCACCCGACGCTCGACGCCTTCACCGAACGCACCGGCATCAAGGTCAAGTACACCGAGGACATCAACGACAACAACGAGTTCTTCGGCAAGATCAAGCCGCAGCTCGCCGCGGGCCAGGACACCGGCCGCGACCTCATCGTCCTCACCGACTGGCTGGCCGCCCGCCTGATCCGGCTGGGCTGGGTGCAGAAACTCGACTCGTCGAACCTCCCGCACGCCTACGCCAACCTGTCGGCGCAGTTCCGCGACCCGGACTGGGATCCGGGCCGTGCCTACTCCTATGTGTGGCAGGGCATCTCGACCGTCATCGCCTACAACAAGAAGGCGCTCGACGGCGTCGAGGTGAAGTCGATCTCCGACCTGCTCGACAACCCGAAGCTCAAGGGGCGGGTGGGCTTCCTGTCGGAGATGCGCGACAGCATGGGCATGACGCTGCTGGACATGGGCAAGGACCCGGCGAACTTCACCGCCGACGACTACGACGCGGCGATCGCCCGGCTGCAGAAGGCCGTCGACAAGGGGCAGATCCGCCGCTTCACCGGCAACGACTACACCTCCGACCTGACCAGCGGCGACTTCGCCGCGTGCGTCGCCTGGGCCGGTGACGTCGTACAGCTGAAGGCGGACAGCCCGGACATCGACTTCCTGATCCCGGACAGCGGGTACATGACGTCGACCGACAACCTGCTGATCCCCAACAAGGCGCGTCACAAGACGAACGCCGAACGGCTGATCGACTACTACTACGAGCCGAAGCCGGCCGCCGAGCTCGCCGCGTACATCAACTACGTGTGTCCCGTCGACGGTGTGCAGTCCGAGCTGGCGAAGATCGACGAGGATGCGGCGAACAACCCGCTGATCATCCCCGACAAGGCCATGGCCGCCAAGTCCCGTGCCTTCCGCTCACTGAGCGCGAAGGAAGAGACGGCGTTCGAAGAAAAGTTCGCGAAGCTGACTGGGGCGTGA
- a CDS encoding ABC transporter permease, protein MALVNWLKRHFVVIAGLLTLGYLLLPNVVVTVFSFNKPKGRFNYQWQQFSTDAWKDPCGVADMCGSLSISLQIAVWATVGATVLGSMIAFALVRYRFRARGTVNSLIFLPMAMPEVVMAASLLTLFLNLGAQLGFWTILIAHIMFCLSFVVVAVKARVMSMDPRLEEAARDLYASPVQTFLRVTLPIAAPGIAAGALLSFALSFDDFIITNFNAGSTVTFPMFVWGSAQRGTPVQINVIGTAMFLVAVLLVLASMVIGNRRNRQKA, encoded by the coding sequence ATGGCCCTCGTCAACTGGCTCAAGCGTCATTTCGTCGTCATCGCGGGACTGCTGACACTCGGATATCTCCTGCTGCCGAACGTCGTCGTCACGGTGTTCTCCTTCAACAAACCGAAGGGTCGCTTCAACTACCAGTGGCAGCAGTTCTCCACGGACGCCTGGAAGGACCCCTGCGGCGTCGCCGACATGTGCGGCTCGCTGTCGATCAGCCTCCAGATCGCCGTCTGGGCGACGGTCGGCGCGACCGTCCTCGGCAGCATGATCGCCTTCGCGCTGGTCCGCTACCGGTTCCGCGCGCGGGGCACCGTGAACTCGCTGATCTTCCTGCCGATGGCGATGCCCGAGGTCGTCATGGCGGCCTCACTGCTCACCCTGTTCCTCAACCTGGGTGCCCAGTTGGGTTTCTGGACGATCCTGATCGCCCACATCATGTTCTGCCTCAGCTTCGTCGTCGTCGCCGTCAAGGCGCGCGTGATGTCGATGGACCCGCGCCTGGAGGAGGCGGCCCGGGACCTGTACGCGAGTCCCGTCCAGACCTTCCTCCGGGTGACCCTGCCCATCGCGGCCCCCGGAATCGCCGCAGGCGCGTTGCTGTCCTTCGCCCTCTCCTTCGACGATTTCATCATCACCAACTTCAACGCCGGCTCGACCGTCACCTTCCCCATGTTCGTCTGGGGCTCGGCCCAGCGCGGAACGCCCGTGCAGATCAACGTCATCGGCACGGCCATGTTCCTCGTCGCCGTTCTGCTGGTGCTGGCCTCGATGGTCATCGGGAATCGCCGCAACAGGCAAAAGGCATAA
- a CDS encoding NADAR family protein — MGKIDSWDTLIREVRAGARVRYLHFWGHRPQADGRVGASCLSQWWPSPFVADSVSYATAEHWMMAGKARLFGDAEATQRVLAAGHPAEAKKAGRLVRNFDEAVWVRERFGIVVEGSVRKFAADPALRDFLLGTGERVLVEASPVDRVWGIGLAAADEAASRPERWRGPNLLGFALMEARERLRSGTVGI; from the coding sequence ATGGGGAAGATCGATTCTTGGGACACCCTGATCAGGGAGGTCCGCGCGGGGGCAAGGGTCAGGTACCTGCACTTCTGGGGGCACCGGCCGCAGGCGGACGGCCGGGTCGGCGCGAGCTGTCTGAGCCAGTGGTGGCCGTCACCGTTCGTGGCCGATTCCGTGTCCTACGCGACCGCCGAGCACTGGATGATGGCCGGCAAGGCCCGGCTGTTCGGAGACGCCGAGGCGACACAGCGGGTGCTCGCCGCGGGACATCCCGCCGAGGCGAAGAAGGCCGGGCGGCTCGTGCGGAACTTCGACGAGGCGGTGTGGGTGCGCGAGCGGTTCGGCATCGTGGTCGAGGGCAGCGTGCGCAAGTTCGCCGCGGACCCCGCCCTGCGGGACTTCCTGCTGGGCACGGGCGAGCGGGTGCTGGTGGAGGCGAGCCCCGTGGACCGGGTGTGGGGCATCGGGCTGGCCGCGGCGGACGAGGCGGCTTCGCGCCCGGAGCGCTGGCGAGGGCCGAATCTGTTGGGGTTCGCCCTGATGGAGGCTCGGGAGAGACTCAGGAGCGGCACCGTCGGCATCTGA
- a CDS encoding chitinase, with protein MDRTRSVLATLTATLLAVPGITALSSDARAADADLARNGGFEAGLDGWTCTAGTTVGSPVHSGGSALQATPTGSDNAQCAQTVTVKPDAQYTLSGYVRGSYVYLGASGTGTTDVSTWTQSAPAWQQLTTTFRTGPSTTRVTIYTHGWYGTGAYHADDLSLVGPGVDAGQPPAAPTGLKAGTVTSSGVALSWSAVTGATGYAVYRDGVRNQTVSGTSATVTGLSPSTAYGFQVAAVNAAGESARSATVTATTTAGTGGPSTDLPAHALVGYLHASFANGAGYTRLADVPDSWDVIDLAFGEPTSVTSGDIRFTRCPVTECPTVESDADFKAAVKAKQAAGKKVLISIGGQNGQVQLATTAARDTFVSSVSKIIDTYGLDGLDIDFEGHSLSLNADDTDFKNPKTPVIVNLISALRTLKARYGSKFVLSMAPETFFVQLGYQYYGTGKWGGQDPRAGAYLPVVHALRDDLTLLHVQDYNSGSIMGLDNQYHSMGGADFHIAMTDMLLTGFPVAGDANNVFPPLRPDQVAIGMPASTNAGNGYVPPAEVTKTLDCLTKKTNCGSYATHGTWPALRGLMTWSVNWDRFANGEFQRTFDGYFG; from the coding sequence GTGGATCGCACCAGATCCGTCCTCGCCACGCTCACGGCCACGCTCCTGGCCGTACCCGGCATCACCGCGCTCTCGTCGGACGCCCGTGCGGCCGACGCGGACCTCGCCCGCAACGGCGGCTTCGAGGCAGGCCTCGACGGCTGGACCTGCACGGCGGGTACCACGGTCGGCTCACCCGTGCACAGTGGCGGTTCGGCGCTGCAGGCGACCCCGACCGGCAGCGACAACGCCCAGTGCGCACAGACGGTGACCGTGAAGCCGGACGCCCAGTACACGCTGTCCGGTTACGTCCGCGGCTCCTACGTCTACCTCGGCGCGAGCGGCACCGGCACCACCGACGTCTCCACCTGGACCCAGTCCGCCCCGGCGTGGCAGCAGCTCACCACCACCTTCCGCACCGGCCCGTCCACCACCAGGGTCACGATCTACACCCACGGCTGGTACGGCACCGGCGCCTACCACGCCGACGACCTCTCGCTCGTCGGTCCCGGTGTCGACGCCGGTCAGCCGCCCGCCGCTCCGACAGGTCTCAAGGCAGGCACCGTCACCTCCTCCGGCGTGGCCCTGTCCTGGTCGGCGGTCACCGGCGCGACGGGCTACGCCGTGTACCGCGACGGCGTCAGGAACCAGACGGTGAGCGGGACTTCGGCCACGGTGACCGGGCTCTCGCCGTCGACGGCGTACGGATTCCAGGTCGCCGCGGTGAACGCCGCCGGCGAGTCCGCCAGGTCGGCGACGGTGACCGCGACGACCACCGCCGGGACCGGCGGCCCCTCCACCGACCTGCCGGCCCACGCCCTCGTCGGCTACCTCCACGCGAGCTTCGCCAACGGTGCCGGCTACACCCGCCTGGCCGACGTCCCCGACAGCTGGGACGTCATCGACCTGGCCTTCGGCGAGCCGACCTCGGTCACCTCCGGCGACATCCGCTTCACCCGCTGCCCGGTCACCGAGTGCCCCACCGTGGAGAGCGACGCCGACTTCAAGGCGGCGGTCAAGGCCAAGCAGGCGGCGGGCAAGAAGGTGCTGATCTCCATCGGCGGCCAGAACGGCCAGGTGCAGCTGGCGACCACCGCGGCGCGCGACACCTTCGTGTCCTCGGTCTCGAAGATCATCGACACCTACGGGCTCGACGGCCTGGACATCGACTTCGAGGGCCACTCGCTGTCACTGAACGCCGACGACACGGACTTCAAGAACCCGAAGACGCCGGTGATCGTCAACCTGATCTCCGCCCTCAGGACCCTGAAGGCCAGATACGGCTCGAAGTTCGTCCTGAGCATGGCCCCGGAGACCTTCTTCGTCCAGCTCGGGTACCAGTACTACGGCACCGGCAAATGGGGCGGCCAGGACCCGCGGGCGGGCGCCTACCTGCCGGTCGTCCACGCCCTGCGCGACGACCTGACCCTGCTGCACGTCCAGGACTACAACTCCGGCTCGATCATGGGCCTCGACAACCAGTACCACTCCATGGGCGGCGCCGACTTCCACATCGCGATGACCGACATGCTGCTGACCGGATTCCCGGTGGCGGGTGACGCGAACAACGTCTTCCCGCCGCTGCGCCCCGACCAGGTCGCGATCGGAATGCCGGCCTCCACCAACGCGGGCAACGGGTACGTCCCCCCGGCCGAGGTCACCAAGACCCTGGACTGCCTGACGAAGAAGACGAACTGCGGCTCGTACGCCACCCACGGCACCTGGCCCGCCCTGCGCGGCCTGATGACCTGGTCGGTCAACTGGGACCGGTTCGCGAACGGGGAGTTCCAGCGGACCTTCGACGGCTACTTCGGCTGA